The proteins below are encoded in one region of Salvelinus sp. IW2-2015 unplaced genomic scaffold, ASM291031v2 Un_scaffold2120, whole genome shotgun sequence:
- the LOC139022625 gene encoding axoneme-associated protein mst101(1)-like — MRQGYPYRQTLLPGRRYAIVRRPTDLPVAAGCDRAGREPRDSGAQLALRCSALDHCATGRPVLGKAEAQRAEAERKPENKQSSEAEIQLENKQSPEAAAAEPERENPARRPRSRPQSLAPQRPLSSHTTTTEEEQLVKPASAPQPAGASHASSPPSSSGARKKKKEEEEAAKKAEKKKKKEEEEAAKKEAVKKRKKRKRQQRKQRRRRKEEEAARKQRRKERGGRGSKERGGRGRKESGEEEERGGRGSKESREEEERGGRAAKKEEEEAAKKAEKKKKEEEEAAKKAEKKKKEEEEQQGKRRRKRRKRQQRSREEEKEEEGVTKKEASSESRGRGSKKEEEKEKKERKSKKKKKDEEEQQESREEERGGRGSKERGEEERERKNNEKTQKGKKKEKENKEEEKGKKNEANKEVKKNEENKEVKKKKRKGKKKAGEQSTTEVQVKAPIAAPEPELRAEAEGELNRRQEEPVESRTITPSAAQRHSKAEQKVNTEVEKEAVEGKRRRRE, encoded by the exons atgagacaaggatatccctaccggcaaaCCCtcctacccggacgacgctatgcaattgtgcgtcgccccacggacctcccggtcgcggccggctgcgacagagctgggcgcgaacccagagactctggtgcgcagctagcactgcgatgcagtgccctagaccactgcgccaccgggagGCCCGTCCT AGGGAAAGCCGAAGCCCAGCgtgcagaggcagagagaaaaccgGAGAACAAGCAGAGCTCAGAGGCAGAGATACAACTGGAGAACAAGCAGAGCCCAGAGGCAGCAGCAGCGGAGCCAGAGAGGGAGAACCCAGCCAGAAGACCCAGGAGCAGGCCTCAGAGCCTGGCTCCACAGAGACCCCTATcttcccacaccaccaccactgagGAGGAGCAGCTAGTGAAGCCCGCCAGCGCACCTCAGCCAGCCGGGGCCTCTCacgcctcttctcctccttcctcaagCGGCGCTCGCA agaagaagaaagaagaggaagaagcagcaaagaaagcagagaagaagaagaagaaagaagaggaagaagcagCAAAGAAAGAGGCagtgaagaagagaaagaagagaaagaggcagcaaagaaagcagagaagaagaagaaaggaggaagaggcagcaagaaagcagagaagaaaagaaagaggaggaagaggcagcaaagaaagaggaggaagaggcagaaAAGAAagcggagaagaagaagaaagaggaggaagaggcagcaaagaaagcagagaagaagaagaaagaggaggaagagcagcaaagaaagaggaggaagaggcagcAAAGAAagcggagaagaagaagaaagaggaggaagaggcagcaaagaaagcagagaagaagaagaaagaggaggaagagcagcaagGAAAgcgaagaagaaagaggaggaagaggcagcaaagaagcagagaagaagaaaaagaagaggaagGGGTAACAAAGAAAGAGGCGAGCAGCGAATCAAGAGGAAGAGGCagcaagaaagaggaggagaaagagaagaaagagaggaagagca agaagaagaagaaagacgaggaggagcagcaagaaagcagagaagaagaaagaggaggaaggggcagcaaagaaagaggagaagaagaaagggaaAGGAAGAACAACgaaaaaacacaaaaggggaagaagaaagagaaagaaaataaagaggaggagaaggggaagaagAACGAGGCGAATAAAGAGGTAAAGAAGAACGAGGAGAATAAAGAGGTAAAGAAGAAAAAACGGAAGGGCAAAAAGAAAGCAGGGGAGCAGTCCACAACAGAGGTGCAGGTGAAAGCCCCCATCGCGGCCCCGGAGCCAGAGCTCAGAGCGGAGGCGGAGGGGGAGCTGAACAGGAGGCAGGAGGAGCCGGTAGAGTCCAGGACCATCACTCCATCAGCAGCACAGAGACACAG CAAGGCGGAGCAGAAGGTCAACACCGAGGTAGAGAAGGAGGCGGtcgaggggaagagaaggaggcgggagtag